The sequence GGGCCCTGTCGAGCTGAACCGCTTGTGCTATCACCAGCAGAGCCCCGGCTCGTCGCGGCCGTCGGCGCTTCGGACGTCCGGGATGGCCGTTTGGTTCGGCCCGGTTGGTCCGCTGATCCGTCGGTGCTATCAGCTCGACAGGGCCGGCAGAGCGGGCCTGCGCCGGGCCTGGGCCGGGCTCGCATCGGGTTTGGGCCGGGCTGGGCGGGGTGCCCGGGCGACCGCTGCGAAGTCCGCTCCTTGGGCCGATCGGCGGGCACGAGCGGCGAGCAGCAGGCCGCGGCGGACGCCCGACCAGTTCGAGGGCGTGCTGGCCGGCCCACCGGGGACTGCGGGTAGGAAAGGCGGCTGCCAGGTGTGGCGCGGTGGACGGTGGGTGGGCGCGTACTCTTGGGCAGCATGAGCGTCCCGTCCACCACACCGCGTCCGGTCGCGGCCAACTCCGTGTGGCCCCGCCTGGAGCCGCTGCTGCCCCAGGTGACCAAGCCCATCCAGTACGTCGGTGGCGAGTTGGGTGCGGTGGTCAAGGACTGGGACGCGGCGATCGTCCGCTGGGCGCTGATGTACCCGGACGCGTACGAGGTCGGCCTGCCCAACCAGGGCGTGCAGATCCTCTACGAGGTGCTCAACGAACTGCCGGACACGCTCGCCGAGCGGACGTACGCGGTCTGGCCGGACCTGGAGAACCTGATGCGCGTCCACGGCGTGCCGCAGTTCACCGTCGACGCCCACCGACCGGTCCGTGACTTCGACCTCTTTGGCGTGTCGTTCGCCACCGAGCTGGGCTACACCAACCTGCTCACCGCGATCGACCTGGCCGGTATCCCGCTGCTCGCGGCCGACCGCACCGACGCCGACCCGGTGATCGTCGCAGGCGGGCACGCCGCGTTCAATCCCGAACCGATCGCCGACTTCGTCGACGCCGCCGTGCTCGGCGACGGCGAGGAGGCGGTCCTGGAGATCACCGCGATCGTCCGGGAGTGGAAGGCCGAGGGCTGCCCGGGTGGCCGGGACGAACTGCTGCTGCGGCTGGCGCGTACCGAGAGTGTCTACGTGCCGCGCTTCTACGACGTGGACTACCTGCCCGACGGCCGGATCCAGCGGGTCGTGCCCAACCGGGCCGACGTGCCGTTCCGGGTGCACAAGCGCACGACCATGGACCTGGACGCCTGGCCGTACCCGCGCAAGCCCCTCGTCCCGCTGGCCGAGACGGTGCACGAGCGGTACGCGGTGGAGATCTTCCGGGGTTGCACCCGGGGGTGCCGGTTCTGCCAGGCCGGCATGATCACCCGTCCGGTCCGCGAGCGGTCCATCACCACGGTCGGGCAGATGGTGCAGCAGGGACTCGAGTTCTCCGGCTTCCACGAGGTTGGCCTGCTGTCGCTGTCCTCGGCGGACCACTCCGAGATCGGCGACATGTGCTCCGGCCTGGCCGAGCAGTACCAGGGCACCAACGTCTCGCTCTCGCTGCCCTCGACCCGGGTGGACGCGTTCAACATCGAGCTGGCCCAGGAGCTGTCCCGTAACGGCCGGCGGACCGGTCTGACCTTCGCACCGGAGGGCGGGTCGGAGCGGATCCGCAAGGTGATCAACAAGATGGTGTCGAAGGACGACCTCATCCGCACCGTGGTGACCGCGTACACGAACGGTTGGCGGCAGGTGAAGCTGTACTTCATGTGCGGCCTGCCGACCGAGACCGACGCCGACGTCCTGGAGATCGCGGACATGGCGCACGAGGTCATCCGGGCCGGTCGGGCCGCCACGGGCTCCAAGGACATCCGCTGCACGGTCTCGATCGGCGGGTTCGTGCCGAAGCCGCACACTCCGTTCCAGTGGGCCGCGATGGATCGGCCGGAGGTCATCGACCACCGGCTCAGGTTGCTCAAGCAGGCCATCAACGCGGACCGTTCGCTGGGCCGAGCGATCGGCTACCGCTATCACGACGGCGAGCCCTCGCTGATCGAGGGCCTGCTGTCCCGGGGTGACCGCCGGGTCGGCGCGGTGATCCGCCGGGTCTGGGAGAACGGCGGCCGGTTCGACGGCTGGAGCGAGCACTTCTCGTACCAGCGCTGGGTGGACGCCGCCGGCGAGGTGCTGCCCGGCTTCGGGGTGGACCTCGACTGGTACACCACCCGGGAGCGCGACGAGCTGGAGGTCCTGCCCTGGGACCATCTGGACTCGGGCCTGGACAAGGACTGGCTCTGGCAGGACTGGCAGGACGCGCACAGCGAGTACGAGCAGGACGACTGCCGGTGGACGCCGTGCTTCGACTGCGGCGTCTGCCCGACCATGGACACCGAGATCCAGATCGGCCCGACCGGCCGGAAGCTGCTCCCGCTGACCCCGGTCAACGGGTCGAAGCTCGCTGCCGGCACCCAGCAGTGAACCCGGGGCCGCGGGTGGGGCCCGACACCGAGGAGCGCGACCATCAGTAGGAAACCACAGCCCGAAGGCGGCCAGGCGCCGGTCGTCCAGCGCATCCGGATCCGGTACGCCAAGCGTGGCCCGCTGCGGTTCACGTCGCACCGCGACTTCGCCCGGGCCTTCGAGCGGGCCCTGCGCCGGGCCGGCGTGCCGGTGGCATTCTCCCAGGGCTTCACCCCGCATCCGAAGATCTCGTACGCCAGCGCCGCGCCTACCGGAGT is a genomic window of Micromonospora tarapacensis containing:
- a CDS encoding TIGR03960 family B12-binding radical SAM protein, which gives rise to MSVPSTTPRPVAANSVWPRLEPLLPQVTKPIQYVGGELGAVVKDWDAAIVRWALMYPDAYEVGLPNQGVQILYEVLNELPDTLAERTYAVWPDLENLMRVHGVPQFTVDAHRPVRDFDLFGVSFATELGYTNLLTAIDLAGIPLLAADRTDADPVIVAGGHAAFNPEPIADFVDAAVLGDGEEAVLEITAIVREWKAEGCPGGRDELLLRLARTESVYVPRFYDVDYLPDGRIQRVVPNRADVPFRVHKRTTMDLDAWPYPRKPLVPLAETVHERYAVEIFRGCTRGCRFCQAGMITRPVRERSITTVGQMVQQGLEFSGFHEVGLLSLSSADHSEIGDMCSGLAEQYQGTNVSLSLPSTRVDAFNIELAQELSRNGRRTGLTFAPEGGSERIRKVINKMVSKDDLIRTVVTAYTNGWRQVKLYFMCGLPTETDADVLEIADMAHEVIRAGRAATGSKDIRCTVSIGGFVPKPHTPFQWAAMDRPEVIDHRLRLLKQAINADRSLGRAIGYRYHDGEPSLIEGLLSRGDRRVGAVIRRVWENGGRFDGWSEHFSYQRWVDAAGEVLPGFGVDLDWYTTRERDELEVLPWDHLDSGLDKDWLWQDWQDAHSEYEQDDCRWTPCFDCGVCPTMDTEIQIGPTGRKLLPLTPVNGSKLAAGTQQ